Below is a window of Veillonella rodentium DNA.
GGGCTTTCATATTGAAACTGGTATAGCGTATGAAATCCGTGCTTCGTATGTAATTGTGGCCACCGGCGGCGCATCAGGTTTATATCGTCCAAATAATCCGGGATTTTCGAGGCATAAAATGTGGTATTCACCATTTAACACAGGAGCAGGCTATGCCATGGGAATTCGTCATGGCGCTGAAATGACGACCTTTGAAATGCGTTTTGTTGCGTTGCGTTGTAAAGATACTATTGCACCGACAGGAACTATTGCACAAGGGGTTGGAGCTAAGCAAGTGAATAGTCACGATGAGGTGTATGAAACAAAATATGGACTCACTACATCTGAGCGAGTATATGGAACCGTTAAAGAAACCTTAGATGGTCATGGACCGTGCTATTTAGATACAACAACTATTACTGATCAGCAAAATGATGATTTATTAAAAGCGTACTTGAATATGGCGCCCAGTCAAACCCTGAAGTGGGTTGACACAGGTTGTGGACCGAAACAGCAAGCCGTTGAGATTGAAGGTACAGAGCCATATATAGTAGGTGGTCATACGGCCAGTGGATATTGGGTTAATACCAATCGTGAAACGACGATTCATAATTTATTCGCCGCCGGGGATGTTGCCGGTGGATGCCCACAAAAATATGTTACGGGCGCTCTTGTAGAAGGTGAGATTGCGGCATTGGAAATTGCTAAACGTATATCTGAGTCGTCTTCCGTTAATGAAAATGATTTGAATGATGTGTTAGAACAGACCGTACAGGAATATAATCATTTTTTACTTTCATCGGGTGAGGAGGAACCGAGATTTTCTGTTTCTGATTTAGAAGAAGCCATGCAGAAAGCAATGGATACATATGCGGGAGGTATCGGTTCCATGTATCAGTACACCACAAAGCAGTTAGAAAAAGCTCAATTAGAAATACAACGAATCGAGTCTCTGGTTCCGTTGTTGCGTGTTCATACCATTAGAGAGCTGGTATTTATATATGAATTAAAAAATAGATTAACTGTCTGTACCGTATTAATTGCACATCTATTAGGCCGTAAGGAAACAAGATGGCATACCTTTGGTGAGTATTTGGATTATCCAGCACTTGATAGTGATGGATTACATTTTGTTAATTCAAGAATGGTTAATGGTTCCATTACGATGATACGGCGGCCATTGGTGAAAAGGGAGGATTCTTATGAGCATAGCGATTGATTCAAAGCGTTGTATAGGATGTAAGCGGTGTACGGTGGTATGT
It encodes the following:
- a CDS encoding adenylyl-sulfate reductase subunit alpha; the protein is MTITKTQVLHTDVLIIGGGTAGCYSALTLRRHSSASIIIAEKAHIKRSGCLAAGVNALNAYIVQGRTIDDYVDYQVKDANGIVRQDLARTMCEGLNRITADLEKLGLVILKHDDGSYVARGNRNIKINGENIKPVLADAVQQLDDVTVINRLVITDYLVGDNTIKGAVGFHIETGIAYEIRASYVIVATGGASGLYRPNNPGFSRHKMWYSPFNTGAGYAMGIRHGAEMTTFEMRFVALRCKDTIAPTGTIAQGVGAKQVNSHDEVYETKYGLTTSERVYGTVKETLDGHGPCYLDTTTITDQQNDDLLKAYLNMAPSQTLKWVDTGCGPKQQAVEIEGTEPYIVGGHTASGYWVNTNRETTIHNLFAAGDVAGGCPQKYVTGALVEGEIAALEIAKRISESSSVNENDLNDVLEQTVQEYNHFLLSSGEEEPRFSVSDLEEAMQKAMDTYAGGIGSMYQYTTKQLEKAQLEIQRIESLVPLLRVHTIRELVFIYELKNRLTVCTVLIAHLLGRKETRWHTFGEYLDYPALDSDGLHFVNSRMVNGSITMIRRPLVKREDSYEHSD